Genomic DNA from Theobroma cacao cultivar B97-61/B2 chromosome 3, Criollo_cocoa_genome_V2, whole genome shotgun sequence:
aaaataaaataaaaaaacaaaatagaaaaaaaaaaaacaatacctgaatgcagttttgaattttagatcttcttttttcttaattttgtaagaacaaaaaaaaaacctagaaTGATGATTTACAAAAAGGGAGAAAGGAGAGGAAGATCGATagggagagagagggagaatctttttgagaaaaaatagcTTTTCTAATAAACTGGcgtgtttttaaaaaataagagagaagagaaagctcctaattgaagcttttttttaaactctttttttttcagattttattcttaaaaaaaattactcttttttaagagttttttacGAAATATTGTTTGGTCTAACTTCTACTTTTAAACAATAGATAAGTTAAAAATAAGTCAAGTCAAACGAacacttattttaaaattatttttactctATTTCATTTATCGTACCGAATTacgtaataattattttattttatttttattttattccattataacataataattatttttttctatttctttctattCCTATATATTTCTATATATTCTATGAACCAAACGTAACGTAATTGTATTCCAAGAATCAATCACTGCCTGGTAAGTTACTTCAGGCATAGGCATGCTCTTGATGTTACGAAGCATGAATACAAGTCGGGCACGTTGATGGCGATTTCCCATACCACAATTCTTTTTGGCACAAAACAAGAGTAAATTGTTCTCACATCTCAAAGCACAAgaagataaatatatatatatatatatattgcaggTTATTCAATCGATGCCCTTGATCTTGGAAGATATGCTTGTGATATGTAGTTACAATTTAATCTTCGAATTCAGGTCTATGGCTTTATTTGCTTCCAAATATTCCAGATTACCGATAATTAAGGCATGATATacaatttcctttttcaaccAGAGAAATACCGTTACATGTTTCCTAAAGTTTAAAGAATCAATTAAAGTAGGATTTTTCAGTCCATGGCCGGTGAAGTGACTTTGAAAAGAAGATCAAGGAATCCACTCTGTACTATCTGAGAACCGTTATCAGTAAAGCACCTGTGCAGCAAAtattatccatttttcagaCTCAGCTAATCCAGAATAGCAGAGCAAGGATTTAGTCATCCTACATCAGATTTGCGagccattttctcttcttttaaagaaTATCCAAACATGcctctttcttttattgtgcCCCATTGCCCCACCTCCCATGTACTACACTAGCTCCCCTTTACATGAGTTCTAGTGGAGAACGTGCCTTCtactaataaaattatgaaaggAAAAAGCTAAAGATCTTCTTTGCTAAAACCCCACTTCCGTTCTATTGAGCCTGccagaatgaaaaagaaagcatgaatGCTTTTTCAGTGGACTTGTTCTTTAATGTGCTACTGTTTAAATGGAATAAGAAACCATTGCACGGAGACTGATGCATGGTAGAATCCATCAAGCGAATGGCAGATTGCCTTCTAATCTAAGAATTTGTTAGTGTGGAAGATTCAAAACCACAAACTGATAGGGGAAAAGTAGAGCTACCCTAGCAAATAAAGTagccaaataataaaacactaattaattaatctccCGTAGCTTTTCAAAAAGTCATCttcccatttaaaaaaaagaagaaagcaacATGTGGAAATCTTACCGACATTTACCTCCTTTTCCCCAACTATATAATCCACAGGTTGTAATGCTTTAGGGTCAGTCAGATGGGAATCcacctcattttcttttaaattttcctcTGGACTCATCCCCAAATTGTCTCTGGTTCTCTAACCAGATGATGAAGTGAGCTCTATTATTGTAATACCCCCTTAGACACCCCTTTAACCACTCTCGTAGAAATAGAATGGACCCTATCTTGATGCAAAAGTTTCAAGCCATCAAGAAATCCAAGAAGTGTAAGAAGCAGCAGCTTCTTGACAAATTTTTTCTCTACACTGTCATAGCATTTACTAGCAGTGTATTCTGTTCCAGCCCTTTTTGGTTCCCCTACTTGTGTTCCTCAATGAAGGGCTTTCTCTTCATCTCTCTACCAAAGATGAGTTCAATCTTATACAGCCCCAAGCTTTTGTTCCTCGTAGGCAACCTTATTGTTGTTCTCCTCATTGGAGAATCCAGGTTTTTTGCTGCGGGGCCTTCTCTTCCAGGGGATGCGTACTATGATGAGTACGTTGATCGAAGTCGAAGCCTTCGAAATTCTTCCACCCTGGAACTCAAGAAAGAGCAGAAAATGGAACCGTCTGATCAAGAGAATTTGAAGAGGACTTGCCAAGTTGGAGGCAAAGTGGTGTCAGTAACAGGAAGACTGGTTGAGGAAATTAAAGAAGTaaagagggaaaaagaagCTTCAGGAGGAGAACATGAGCTTATTTTGCCTACTgaagaattgaagaaaaggGCTGATGATTTCATTGCAAGGGTCAACAGGCAAAGAAGGCTTGAAGCTAGATTACTACTTAATTAGTAGCAGTGAATAAAGGGAAAGGGAATTATGCAAATATATAATATGGGGCACAGAAGAAAATTAAACCACTTTTATACCTGGAACCATGACAAGCTATATTAGCTTCTtagtatttaattttcttaaatgaaCCTCCAAGATGTACTTTCTTTTCTGTCACTTACTGGAGCTGATGCTGGTTTTTATCTCTTGTACAGAGGAGAGTATAGTTACCAGTATATATAGTCTCTTACTCACATGAACTTGATCCAAATTCTGGCTTTGAAAAGAGATTGGTCTCTGATCACGTACGTGTTTATAATAAACTATAAAAATGCTCAACTTCAAGCATCTAACTCAGAACataattttgaagaaatggAACCCAATCTAATTAATCCCAGGTTCCATAACATCCAGTAATTTCAGCTTGGGAGGGCAACTAGCACTGGCACCCCACTCCTTTTTCCATGTGGAATGCCATAAAATCGAAGCGTGGGATGATCAACGGAAGAATTTGAGCTGCCATGTCTGCAATGAATTTTCAGATTCCGTAGGATATTACTATGTATTTCCAGAGAGCAGAAGGAAGAAGCCACGAAATTTCTATGGGACTAAAAAGGTATGGTCACCAAATTAAATTGgacaaataaaaaagttgCACCGTCCATATACTTTATTTGAATGGAAATGTGATTTATCTTTTTgcccaaaagaaaaagttacaCGACAGAAAAATTACTGAAGTAATGACATGTTTCAATGCAGCTCCAAAGTAATTACATTATTAATTAGATTAGCTAGTTTCTTAGTTCAATTGATTTATAgtgttatttttaaaaagcataatacttaaaattttttataaaatatttttttaaaaaaattatttttatttttttgtgatttCGACGATGATATGGTAGCTACCATGGACTAATAGGACGAGAACAAGACAGCGATGCATGGGGGCAAGTGAAAACAAGGAAATCGGTCTCTTGGCCAATGGGGACGCGTGGGATGGCCAACGGGAGCTCCGATGATCGAAGATCGATAGATTAGAGAAAGATGGAGAATCCGGTGGTGACGCTTCCTGATTTGGTGGCTGAAAAGTGATATGGGTCCAATACAACTTGGAACAACGTACAAGAGGTTTCCGATGGTTTTAAGCAACGTGGTTACATGGTTACGGGTAAAGTCCGTGTAGTGAGCTTGATGGTCGTTGGTTAGTGGTGGTTTTTGCTGAAAAGAAAATAGGTGTAGTTTGGATAGTATTGTGATAGAggtttagaaaaaaaaaaagacaggTTGGTGATATCATGAAATGAGAAATCATATACTGAATTGTGAATTTATacaaaaagaatgaaatatatatatatatatatataattggatcatttaaaagaaaattggacTTATAGTACCATAATCTTAATTTAATGTTATTATAATGATATTATAATCTAATCTTTagtatgttatttatataacTCTAATTATTATGTTAAGAGTTTCTTATCTATATATGATTCTCATTCTTAATCTTTTTCTAATCATTAGGTAACCGACACTAATGTTTCAGAAAGTCATAATActctttaaatatttttttaattgagaaaaaggggattcaaattttattttttaaacagaAATCATGCaccaattaatcaattaaccaACAAATCAGATGTTTAAGTGCGTGgtctaaaaaaaattgtttgacaaagtaaatttttctaatattgAGAATAAACTTTGTTTTAAGATCATGTTAATATGCATGGaacttgaaaatatttttcaaacataGTCTCTTAACTCTTAACTAATAATGTTCTTGGactctaaattttttttattctcttggtCTTATATACAATGtctgatttaattttattcaaaatttagaaattttgagttgaattttaatttttattgattataaatttactttttgaaactatattttttttttaaaaaaaaaggaaaaagtaaaTTGTTATAGTTGGGGGTAATAATGAAAAGGAAgagtgatttttctttattgctCTTCATATCGGAAATTAATATGGGACAAATAAAAACGATATTCATGGGATAGAACGATCGAGTATATTCTATTATCGAAATTGCAAACGGTGAAGATGGCATATAGCAGATTATCTTTGCTTTCAAGCCGCCAAGTCATAAAGGAAAGAGTGCCTTGGCAGTGAGCCAGCATGCAAGGAGAGGGGAATCAGAGGACAAATGTGAATGCCATATTGGGTTTGCCTCAGCCCTCAATGAACGTGTCAAGTCCTTGCCATACAACCTTGCATGGCAATTTGGCTATAAACACTCTGCATACTcaattggttttataatttcatgTCATACATTAATTCTCCTATTCTCTCTTCTCTGTACGTGTAACAGACCATGGATCTTATTCACAAGTTTCTGAACCTCGTAGCTCCTTGGTTCACCTTCTTCTCTTTATGCTTATTCTTACCACCATTTTATCTCTTTAAATTCTTCCTCGCCACCTTAGGCTCCTTTTTTAGCGAAAACGTGTCCGGAAAAGTTGTCATCATAACAGGTGCTTCTTCAGGCATAGGAGAGGTAATTTACATGTTTCATGAGAGAGAAAACTCAACTTAAATTGCTGGAGGCAAAAGTTAATTGTCATGATGAGAAAAGTTGTATTTCTTTGTGATTTTTGCAGCATTTGGCTTATGAGTACGGTAGAAGAGGAGCCCGCTTAGCTCTCACAGCACGAAGAGAGAAATCGCTGCAAGAAGTTGCTGATAGAGCGCATGATTTGGGATCTCCTGATGTTATAACAATTCGTGCAGATGTTTCAAACGTTGATGACTGTCAGCGACTTGTTGAGGAAACTGTCAATCATTTTGGGAGATGTAAGTGCAAACTTTTATTTACATAGCGTGTTCTTAGTAATTGTTACTATTAATTATCGTATGAAAATTGTCAACACTGTGTAAGTCATGGCCTCTTGGATACAGTGGACCATCTGGTGAATAATGCTGGTATAACTTCAGTCTGCATGTTTGAAGGTGCACCTCCAGATATGACTAATTTCAGAGCTGTAATGGTAAAAGATTTTCTGGCTTTAAGTCAATTACCACATCTCAAGTACTGTTTATAGCAAATTGAGGGATATGAATCTCAATTCTCATTTGTCTAAACTTGCTCACTTTTCTGGGGTTTCGATGCCCCTTTTCCTCTCACCAGGACACAAATTTCTGGGGTTCAGTTTACACCACCCGCTTCGCAGTGCCACACCTCAGAAATAGCAAAGGCAAGATCGTTGTCTTGTCCTCCGCTAATTCATGGTTGCCTGAACCGAGAACAAGCGTCTACAATGTAATTATCACCACCTTTGTTCTGACTCTTATGTTTAGACAAgaacatatcttaaaatatttCCCTTCCCCTTTATCTTAATTTGTGTTTTGTGATGAGTACTTCTAACGCTTCAATGGCTATCTCAGGCAAGCAAAGCAGCATTGGCTGCCTTTTTCGATACATTAAGGATTGAACTCGGACAAGATGTTACGATAACGATTGTGACACCCGGGCACATAGAGTCTGAAATTACCCGAGACAAACACCTTTCGAAGGAAGGCAAAATGGAAGTAGAGCAAGACATGAGAGATGTAAGGCGCCCTTAGTTCGTCTTATGTATGCTATAGTTTTGCTATATGTGGACGTTCATACATGTCAAATCTGACAGTTTCCCTTGTGGAATCAATAGGTTCAAGTGAGCGCAATTCCTGTTGCATCAGTTAGCGAATGCGCCCAGGCAATTGTGAACAGCGCGTGCAGGGGAGACAGGTCCTTGACACAGCCATCATGGTACAGCGCCACCTGCCTGTGGAAATTATTTTTCCCTGAGGTGATCGAATGGGGTTGCAGATTATTCTATCTCACAAGTCCAGGGGTTCCACACCAGGAAGCCCCTAGCAAGAAGATTTTGGACCTCACCGCTGGAGAAAAGAAAGTTCTTTACCCGTCTACCATCCAGTCCCCGGAGATCAAGACAGATTGATTAGCATCCACATGCTCCCTGTAGTTGAAAGTTTGAAAGCTTTATCCCTGTA
This window encodes:
- the LOC18605139 gene encoding uncharacterized protein LOC18605139 — its product is MDPILMQKFQAIKKSKKCKKQQLLDKFFLYTVIAFTSSVFCSSPFWFPYLCSSMKGFLFISLPKMSSILYSPKLLFLVGNLIVVLLIGESRFFAAGPSLPGDAYYDEYVDRSRSLRNSSTLELKKEQKMEPSDQENLKRTCQVGGKVVSVTGRLVEEIKEVKREKEASGGEHELILPTEELKKRADDFIARVNRQRRLEARLLLN
- the LOC18605140 gene encoding 11-beta-hydroxysteroid dehydrogenase 1B; the encoded protein is MDLIHKFLNLVAPWFTFFSLCLFLPPFYLFKFFLATLGSFFSENVSGKVVIITGASSGIGEHLAYEYGRRGARLALTARREKSLQEVADRAHDLGSPDVITIRADVSNVDDCQRLVEETVNHFGRLDHLVNNAGITSVCMFEGAPPDMTNFRAVMDTNFWGSVYTTRFAVPHLRNSKGKIVVLSSANSWLPEPRTSVYNASKAALAAFFDTLRIELGQDVTITIVTPGHIESEITRDKHLSKEGKMEVEQDMRDVQVSAIPVASVSECAQAIVNSACRGDRSLTQPSWYSATCLWKLFFPEVIEWGCRLFYLTSPGVPHQEAPSKKILDLTAGEKKVLYPSTIQSPEIKTD